The Megalobrama amblycephala isolate DHTTF-2021 linkage group LG7, ASM1881202v1, whole genome shotgun sequence genome window below encodes:
- the dennd1c gene encoding DENN domain-containing protein 1B isoform X2, producing MGSRIKENPDKTFYWFFQASCPIARDKDPGVLFQFPEDFNDEESLQSLPRFCFPYDIERAKDTVAVQHFTFVLTDLEGCQRFGFCRLTSSSQTCLCILSYLPWFEVFYKLLNNLADYATKGQTNEMKELLSVLYKHPVPPANGSITLQMGGKLMIRTEMPGIFGHAPKGEESTGIPYFIAPDPKALPSIPESRNLTELVVAVDVGNLLQLYASMLFERRILIYCSKLSTLTACVHACNGMLFPMYWQHIFIPVLPPHLLDYCCAPMPYLIGVHSSLAERVKSRALEDVVILNVDTNTLESPYEDLKKIPADVVAGLKVRLKRQAASAGSGVAHAFLRAQALLFGGYRDALQSPAEGPVMFCNELFLSHKSQSMREFLESAVHLQCFKEFIDGRLEMLNQGKEPDDAFEEEVLQCGASSGGSKLCRQWVGNLKKGGGALIVTWKSTANKATKYHSKFGLKNLLSSKDQTESHMLQRGGSVCGTHTYRLIQSDCLQNRLPITQHFGRSRPRRPARKHPSHPDTEQQTQDDNNTYEDSVTESPEQCSGTSDIQEDEDLSLLADPEEMDLLGEIFDTLSAQSSREPGLLYGTRSLDLFSSDSTDFISHGFANPSQESLSQSFGNSGSLMSWEEELEEGPGGEREESDALIDRPENELNELEKDLNELGESLCSDLQSLEDASLVPEVVSQEVQEDQWSKKDGQMNGTMEESLDTETIVEERTETQPDKEEEHQKEHKTTIDLGSNGPANGGIASAVTLNVEIEEPKEKSAEPLSPKVSSTVALFKSRSFTDSSGSQGKENPVKSPIRTFKINVGSKTGVQIEEQSTKSPVTSTPEEQDQAPIKVSELKKRFEH from the exons ATGGGCTCCAGGATAAA AGAAAACCCTGATAAAACCTTCTACTGGTTCTTTCAAGCCTCATGTCCAATCGCCAGAGATAAAG ATCCTGGTGTGCTGTTTCAGTTCCCCGAAGACTTTAATGATGAG GAGTCCCTGCAGTCCTTGCCTCGCTTCTGCTTCCCTTATGACATAGAGAG GGCGAAGGACACTGTTGCCGTGCAGCACTTCACATTCGTCTTGACCGATCTGGAGGGATGTCAGCGCTTCGGTTTCTGCAGACTCACGTCCAGCTCTCAGACCTGCTTGTGCATACTCAG TTATTTGCCATGGTTTGAAGTCTTCTATAAACTTCTGAATAATTTAGCGGACTACGCAACGAAAGGGCAG ACGAATGAGATGAAAGAGCTGCTCTCTGTTCTCTACAAGCACCCCGTCCCTCCGGCGAACGGCTCCATCACGCTGCAGATG GGAGGAAAGCTAATGATCCGAACTGAGATGCCTGGCATCTTTGGACACGCCCCTAAAGGGGAGGAGTCAACAGGG ATCCCGTACTTTATCGCGCCAGATCCCAAGGCCTTGCCCTCTATTCCAGAGAGT AGGAACCTGACAGAGCTGGTGGTGGCCGTGGACGTGGGGAACCTGCTGCAGCTCTACGCCAGCATGTTGTTCGAGAGGCGGATCCTCATTTACTGCAGCAAACTCAGCACG ctCACGGCCTGCGTACACGCGTGTAACGGGATGCTCTTCCCCATGTACTGGCAGCACATCTTCATTCCAGTGCTGCCACCTCATCTGCTGGACTACTGCTG CGCGCCAATGCCGTACCTCATTGGAGTCCACTCCAGCCTGGCGGAG AGAGTCAAGAGTCGAGCTCTGGAGGACGTGGTCATACTAAACGTTGACACCAACACATTGGAGTCGCCCTACGAGGACCTGAAAAAGATCCCGGCCGACGTG GTGGCGGGACTGAAGGTCAGGCTGAAAAGACAGGCGGCATCGGCCGGGTCAGGGGTCGCTCACGCTTTCCTCCGAGCGCAGGCTCTGCTGTTTGGAGGATACAGAGATGCCTTGCAGTCGCCTGCT GAAGGGCCGGTTATGTTCTGTAACGAGTTGTTTCTGAGTCATAAGTCTCAAAGCATGCGGGAGTTTTTGGAAAGCGCGGTTCACCTGCAGTGTTTCAAAGAG TTTATTGACGGCCGGCTGGAAATGCTGAACCAGGGCAAAGAGCCAGATGATGCGTTTGAGGAAGAGGTGCTGCAGTGCGGAGCTTCATCAG GTGGCTCTAAACTGTGTCGGCAATGGGTGGGAAATTTAAAG AAAGGGGGAGGAGCCCTGATCGTGACATGGAAGTCTACAGCTAACAAAGCA ACCAAATATCACAGCAAATTTGGGCTGAAAAACCTCCTGTCATCAAAG GATCAGACAGAATCTCACATGCTACAGCGGGGCGGGTCTGTATGTGGGACGCACACGTATCGCCTCATCCAATCAGATTGCCTTCAGAACCGTCTACCAATCACACAGCACTTTGGCAGG TCTCGACCACGGCGGCCGGCACGCAAACACCCCAGCCATCCGGACACGGAGCAACAGACACAGGATGACAACAACACCTATGAGGACAG TGTAACAGAAAGCCCTGAGCAGTGTTCTGGCACCAGCGACATACAGGAAGACGAAGATCTTTCTCTCTTGGCTGACCCGGAGGAGATGGACCTGCTCGGGGAGATCTTCGACACCCTGAGCGCTCAGAGCTCCAGAGAGCCGGGCTTACTGTACGGGACACGCAGCCTCGACCTCTTCAGCTCCGACAGCACCGACTTCATCTCACAT GGTTTCGCCAACCCGAGTCAGGAGAGTCTGAGTCAATCTTTTGGAAACAGCGGAAGTCTTATGAGCTGGGAGGAGGAGCTAGAGGAGGGGCCTGGTGGTGAGAGGGAGGAGTCTGATGCCCTGATTGACAGGCCAGAAAATGAGCTTAATGAATTAGAGAAAGACTTGAATGAGTTAGGGGAAAGTCTGTGTTCGGATCTACAAAGTTTAGAAGATGCTTCTCTGGTTCCCGAAGTAGTTTCTCAAGAGGTGCAAGAGGATCAATGGTCGAAAAAAGATGGACAAATGAATGGAACAATGGAGGAAAGCTTGGATACAGAGACGATAGTTGAAGAGAGGACAGAGACGCAACCTGACAAAGAAGAAGAACATCAGAAAGAGCACAAGACCACCATTGACTTGGGGTCAAATGGACCTGCAAATGGAGGAATCGCCTCCGCTGTCACCCTCAATGTAGAGATAGAGGAGCCAAAGGAGAAAAGTGCTGAACCTCTGTCTCCGAAAGTCTCATCTACCGTAGCTCTGTTCAAGTCCAGGTCCTTTACTGACTCGTCTGGTTCCCAAGGAAAGGAAAACCCCGTGAAAAGTCCCATCAGAACCTTCAAAATCAATGTGGGGTCAAAAACAGGTGTGCAGATTGAAGAACAAAGTACGAAATCGCCCGTTACATCAACTCCAGAAGAGCAAGACCAGGCTCCTATTAAGGTCTCCGAGCTGAAGAAGAGATTCGAACATTAG
- the dennd1c gene encoding DENN domain-containing protein 1B isoform X1, with product MGSRIKENPDKTFYWFFQASCPIARDKDPGVLFQFPEDFNDEESLQSLPRFCFPYDIERAKDTVAVQHFTFVLTDLEGCQRFGFCRLTSSSQTCLCILSYLPWFEVFYKLLNNLADYATKGQTNEMKELLSVLYKHPVPPANGSITLQMGGKLMIRTEMPGIFGHAPKGEESTGIPYFIAPDPKALPSIPESRNLTELVVAVDVGNLLQLYASMLFERRILIYCSKLSTLTACVHACNGMLFPMYWQHIFIPVLPPHLLDYCCAPMPYLIGVHSSLAERVKSRALEDVVILNVDTNTLESPYEDLKKIPADVVAGLKVRLKRQAASAGSGVAHAFLRAQALLFGGYRDALQSPAEGPVMFCNELFLSHKSQSMREFLESAVHLQCFKEFIDGRLEMLNQGKEPDDAFEEEVLQCGASSGGSKLCRQWVGNLKKGGGALIVTWKSTANKATKYHSKFGLKNLLSSKDQTESHMLQRGGSVCGTHTYRLIQSDCLQNRLPITQHFGRSRPRRPARKHPSHPDTEQQTQDDNNTYEDSVTESPEQCSGTSDIQEDEDLSLLADPEEMDLLGEIFDTLSAQSSREPGLLYGTRSLDLFSSDSTDFISHKGFANPSQESLSQSFGNSGSLMSWEEELEEGPGGEREESDALIDRPENELNELEKDLNELGESLCSDLQSLEDASLVPEVVSQEVQEDQWSKKDGQMNGTMEESLDTETIVEERTETQPDKEEEHQKEHKTTIDLGSNGPANGGIASAVTLNVEIEEPKEKSAEPLSPKVSSTVALFKSRSFTDSSGSQGKENPVKSPIRTFKINVGSKTGVQIEEQSTKSPVTSTPEEQDQAPIKVSELKKRFEH from the exons ATGGGCTCCAGGATAAA AGAAAACCCTGATAAAACCTTCTACTGGTTCTTTCAAGCCTCATGTCCAATCGCCAGAGATAAAG ATCCTGGTGTGCTGTTTCAGTTCCCCGAAGACTTTAATGATGAG GAGTCCCTGCAGTCCTTGCCTCGCTTCTGCTTCCCTTATGACATAGAGAG GGCGAAGGACACTGTTGCCGTGCAGCACTTCACATTCGTCTTGACCGATCTGGAGGGATGTCAGCGCTTCGGTTTCTGCAGACTCACGTCCAGCTCTCAGACCTGCTTGTGCATACTCAG TTATTTGCCATGGTTTGAAGTCTTCTATAAACTTCTGAATAATTTAGCGGACTACGCAACGAAAGGGCAG ACGAATGAGATGAAAGAGCTGCTCTCTGTTCTCTACAAGCACCCCGTCCCTCCGGCGAACGGCTCCATCACGCTGCAGATG GGAGGAAAGCTAATGATCCGAACTGAGATGCCTGGCATCTTTGGACACGCCCCTAAAGGGGAGGAGTCAACAGGG ATCCCGTACTTTATCGCGCCAGATCCCAAGGCCTTGCCCTCTATTCCAGAGAGT AGGAACCTGACAGAGCTGGTGGTGGCCGTGGACGTGGGGAACCTGCTGCAGCTCTACGCCAGCATGTTGTTCGAGAGGCGGATCCTCATTTACTGCAGCAAACTCAGCACG ctCACGGCCTGCGTACACGCGTGTAACGGGATGCTCTTCCCCATGTACTGGCAGCACATCTTCATTCCAGTGCTGCCACCTCATCTGCTGGACTACTGCTG CGCGCCAATGCCGTACCTCATTGGAGTCCACTCCAGCCTGGCGGAG AGAGTCAAGAGTCGAGCTCTGGAGGACGTGGTCATACTAAACGTTGACACCAACACATTGGAGTCGCCCTACGAGGACCTGAAAAAGATCCCGGCCGACGTG GTGGCGGGACTGAAGGTCAGGCTGAAAAGACAGGCGGCATCGGCCGGGTCAGGGGTCGCTCACGCTTTCCTCCGAGCGCAGGCTCTGCTGTTTGGAGGATACAGAGATGCCTTGCAGTCGCCTGCT GAAGGGCCGGTTATGTTCTGTAACGAGTTGTTTCTGAGTCATAAGTCTCAAAGCATGCGGGAGTTTTTGGAAAGCGCGGTTCACCTGCAGTGTTTCAAAGAG TTTATTGACGGCCGGCTGGAAATGCTGAACCAGGGCAAAGAGCCAGATGATGCGTTTGAGGAAGAGGTGCTGCAGTGCGGAGCTTCATCAG GTGGCTCTAAACTGTGTCGGCAATGGGTGGGAAATTTAAAG AAAGGGGGAGGAGCCCTGATCGTGACATGGAAGTCTACAGCTAACAAAGCA ACCAAATATCACAGCAAATTTGGGCTGAAAAACCTCCTGTCATCAAAG GATCAGACAGAATCTCACATGCTACAGCGGGGCGGGTCTGTATGTGGGACGCACACGTATCGCCTCATCCAATCAGATTGCCTTCAGAACCGTCTACCAATCACACAGCACTTTGGCAGG TCTCGACCACGGCGGCCGGCACGCAAACACCCCAGCCATCCGGACACGGAGCAACAGACACAGGATGACAACAACACCTATGAGGACAG TGTAACAGAAAGCCCTGAGCAGTGTTCTGGCACCAGCGACATACAGGAAGACGAAGATCTTTCTCTCTTGGCTGACCCGGAGGAGATGGACCTGCTCGGGGAGATCTTCGACACCCTGAGCGCTCAGAGCTCCAGAGAGCCGGGCTTACTGTACGGGACACGCAGCCTCGACCTCTTCAGCTCCGACAGCACCGACTTCATCTCACAT AAGGGTTTCGCCAACCCGAGTCAGGAGAGTCTGAGTCAATCTTTTGGAAACAGCGGAAGTCTTATGAGCTGGGAGGAGGAGCTAGAGGAGGGGCCTGGTGGTGAGAGGGAGGAGTCTGATGCCCTGATTGACAGGCCAGAAAATGAGCTTAATGAATTAGAGAAAGACTTGAATGAGTTAGGGGAAAGTCTGTGTTCGGATCTACAAAGTTTAGAAGATGCTTCTCTGGTTCCCGAAGTAGTTTCTCAAGAGGTGCAAGAGGATCAATGGTCGAAAAAAGATGGACAAATGAATGGAACAATGGAGGAAAGCTTGGATACAGAGACGATAGTTGAAGAGAGGACAGAGACGCAACCTGACAAAGAAGAAGAACATCAGAAAGAGCACAAGACCACCATTGACTTGGGGTCAAATGGACCTGCAAATGGAGGAATCGCCTCCGCTGTCACCCTCAATGTAGAGATAGAGGAGCCAAAGGAGAAAAGTGCTGAACCTCTGTCTCCGAAAGTCTCATCTACCGTAGCTCTGTTCAAGTCCAGGTCCTTTACTGACTCGTCTGGTTCCCAAGGAAAGGAAAACCCCGTGAAAAGTCCCATCAGAACCTTCAAAATCAATGTGGGGTCAAAAACAGGTGTGCAGATTGAAGAACAAAGTACGAAATCGCCCGTTACATCAACTCCAGAAGAGCAAGACCAGGCTCCTATTAAGGTCTCCGAGCTGAAGAAGAGATTCGAACATTAG
- the dennd1c gene encoding DENN domain-containing protein 1B isoform X3, translating into MGSRIKENPDKTFYWFFQASCPIARDKDPGVLFQFPEDFNDEESLQSLPRFCFPYDIERAKDTVAVQHFTFVLTDLEGCQRFGFCRLTSSSQTCLCILSYLPWFEVFYKLLNNLADYATKGQTNEMKELLSVLYKHPVPPANGSITLQMIPYFIAPDPKALPSIPESRNLTELVVAVDVGNLLQLYASMLFERRILIYCSKLSTLTACVHACNGMLFPMYWQHIFIPVLPPHLLDYCCAPMPYLIGVHSSLAERVKSRALEDVVILNVDTNTLESPYEDLKKIPADVVAGLKVRLKRQAASAGSGVAHAFLRAQALLFGGYRDALQSPAEGPVMFCNELFLSHKSQSMREFLESAVHLQCFKEFIDGRLEMLNQGKEPDDAFEEEVLQCGASSGGSKLCRQWVGNLKKGGGALIVTWKSTANKATKYHSKFGLKNLLSSKDQTESHMLQRGGSVCGTHTYRLIQSDCLQNRLPITQHFGRSRPRRPARKHPSHPDTEQQTQDDNNTYEDSVTESPEQCSGTSDIQEDEDLSLLADPEEMDLLGEIFDTLSAQSSREPGLLYGTRSLDLFSSDSTDFISHKGFANPSQESLSQSFGNSGSLMSWEEELEEGPGGEREESDALIDRPENELNELEKDLNELGESLCSDLQSLEDASLVPEVVSQEVQEDQWSKKDGQMNGTMEESLDTETIVEERTETQPDKEEEHQKEHKTTIDLGSNGPANGGIASAVTLNVEIEEPKEKSAEPLSPKVSSTVALFKSRSFTDSSGSQGKENPVKSPIRTFKINVGSKTGVQIEEQSTKSPVTSTPEEQDQAPIKVSELKKRFEH; encoded by the exons ATGGGCTCCAGGATAAA AGAAAACCCTGATAAAACCTTCTACTGGTTCTTTCAAGCCTCATGTCCAATCGCCAGAGATAAAG ATCCTGGTGTGCTGTTTCAGTTCCCCGAAGACTTTAATGATGAG GAGTCCCTGCAGTCCTTGCCTCGCTTCTGCTTCCCTTATGACATAGAGAG GGCGAAGGACACTGTTGCCGTGCAGCACTTCACATTCGTCTTGACCGATCTGGAGGGATGTCAGCGCTTCGGTTTCTGCAGACTCACGTCCAGCTCTCAGACCTGCTTGTGCATACTCAG TTATTTGCCATGGTTTGAAGTCTTCTATAAACTTCTGAATAATTTAGCGGACTACGCAACGAAAGGGCAG ACGAATGAGATGAAAGAGCTGCTCTCTGTTCTCTACAAGCACCCCGTCCCTCCGGCGAACGGCTCCATCACGCTGCAGATG ATCCCGTACTTTATCGCGCCAGATCCCAAGGCCTTGCCCTCTATTCCAGAGAGT AGGAACCTGACAGAGCTGGTGGTGGCCGTGGACGTGGGGAACCTGCTGCAGCTCTACGCCAGCATGTTGTTCGAGAGGCGGATCCTCATTTACTGCAGCAAACTCAGCACG ctCACGGCCTGCGTACACGCGTGTAACGGGATGCTCTTCCCCATGTACTGGCAGCACATCTTCATTCCAGTGCTGCCACCTCATCTGCTGGACTACTGCTG CGCGCCAATGCCGTACCTCATTGGAGTCCACTCCAGCCTGGCGGAG AGAGTCAAGAGTCGAGCTCTGGAGGACGTGGTCATACTAAACGTTGACACCAACACATTGGAGTCGCCCTACGAGGACCTGAAAAAGATCCCGGCCGACGTG GTGGCGGGACTGAAGGTCAGGCTGAAAAGACAGGCGGCATCGGCCGGGTCAGGGGTCGCTCACGCTTTCCTCCGAGCGCAGGCTCTGCTGTTTGGAGGATACAGAGATGCCTTGCAGTCGCCTGCT GAAGGGCCGGTTATGTTCTGTAACGAGTTGTTTCTGAGTCATAAGTCTCAAAGCATGCGGGAGTTTTTGGAAAGCGCGGTTCACCTGCAGTGTTTCAAAGAG TTTATTGACGGCCGGCTGGAAATGCTGAACCAGGGCAAAGAGCCAGATGATGCGTTTGAGGAAGAGGTGCTGCAGTGCGGAGCTTCATCAG GTGGCTCTAAACTGTGTCGGCAATGGGTGGGAAATTTAAAG AAAGGGGGAGGAGCCCTGATCGTGACATGGAAGTCTACAGCTAACAAAGCA ACCAAATATCACAGCAAATTTGGGCTGAAAAACCTCCTGTCATCAAAG GATCAGACAGAATCTCACATGCTACAGCGGGGCGGGTCTGTATGTGGGACGCACACGTATCGCCTCATCCAATCAGATTGCCTTCAGAACCGTCTACCAATCACACAGCACTTTGGCAGG TCTCGACCACGGCGGCCGGCACGCAAACACCCCAGCCATCCGGACACGGAGCAACAGACACAGGATGACAACAACACCTATGAGGACAG TGTAACAGAAAGCCCTGAGCAGTGTTCTGGCACCAGCGACATACAGGAAGACGAAGATCTTTCTCTCTTGGCTGACCCGGAGGAGATGGACCTGCTCGGGGAGATCTTCGACACCCTGAGCGCTCAGAGCTCCAGAGAGCCGGGCTTACTGTACGGGACACGCAGCCTCGACCTCTTCAGCTCCGACAGCACCGACTTCATCTCACAT AAGGGTTTCGCCAACCCGAGTCAGGAGAGTCTGAGTCAATCTTTTGGAAACAGCGGAAGTCTTATGAGCTGGGAGGAGGAGCTAGAGGAGGGGCCTGGTGGTGAGAGGGAGGAGTCTGATGCCCTGATTGACAGGCCAGAAAATGAGCTTAATGAATTAGAGAAAGACTTGAATGAGTTAGGGGAAAGTCTGTGTTCGGATCTACAAAGTTTAGAAGATGCTTCTCTGGTTCCCGAAGTAGTTTCTCAAGAGGTGCAAGAGGATCAATGGTCGAAAAAAGATGGACAAATGAATGGAACAATGGAGGAAAGCTTGGATACAGAGACGATAGTTGAAGAGAGGACAGAGACGCAACCTGACAAAGAAGAAGAACATCAGAAAGAGCACAAGACCACCATTGACTTGGGGTCAAATGGACCTGCAAATGGAGGAATCGCCTCCGCTGTCACCCTCAATGTAGAGATAGAGGAGCCAAAGGAGAAAAGTGCTGAACCTCTGTCTCCGAAAGTCTCATCTACCGTAGCTCTGTTCAAGTCCAGGTCCTTTACTGACTCGTCTGGTTCCCAAGGAAAGGAAAACCCCGTGAAAAGTCCCATCAGAACCTTCAAAATCAATGTGGGGTCAAAAACAGGTGTGCAGATTGAAGAACAAAGTACGAAATCGCCCGTTACATCAACTCCAGAAGAGCAAGACCAGGCTCCTATTAAGGTCTCCGAGCTGAAGAAGAGATTCGAACATTAG